In the genome of Raphanus sativus cultivar WK10039 chromosome 4, ASM80110v3, whole genome shotgun sequence, one region contains:
- the LOC108833272 gene encoding LOW QUALITY PROTEIN: F-box/LRR-repeat protein 15 (The sequence of the model RefSeq protein was modified relative to this genomic sequence to represent the inferred CDS: inserted 1 base in 1 codon), translated as MRIWCFDCFTDEDDDEGRLKQSAMDNNNSNNDEDVDFDLNEREVGVLNEMLDTEEEEEEGAELEEQLWLSEIRSNHLPLQGETSNAAVGEGEDCTMEEADHDSSHKRAKVYSGGLACSDGGNSGSSVERSVSFGASSRTDSDMFCQNFILNYSRKDGKKDEGDDNGSSESEDFEVHIDLTDDLLHMVFSFLNHIDLCRSAMVCRQWRVASSHDEFWKVLNFENTRISIEQFEDMCLRYPNATEVNVYGTPAVNALAMKAATTLRNLEVLTVGKGHISENFFQAXGECNMLRSLTVNDAILGNGAQEIHLSHDRLRELKITKCRVMRLSIRCPQLRSLSLKRSNMSQAMLNCPLLQLLDIASCHKLLDAAIRSAAISCPQLESLDVSNCSCVSDETLREIAQACASLHILNASYCPNISLESVHLPMLTVLKLHSCEGITSASMTWIANSPALEVLELDNCNLLTSVVLHLSRLQSISLVHCRKFTELNLQSVMLSSITVSNCPALRRITITSNSLRRLALQKQENLTTLVLQCQSLQEVDLSDCESLSNAVCEIFSDDGGCPMLKSLILDNCESLTDVRFCNSSLASLSLVGCRAVTSLELKCPRIEQICLDGCDHLETAFFQPVALRSLNLGICPKLSVLNIEAPYMVSLELKGCGVLSEASIICPLLTSLDASFCGQLRDDCLSATTASCPLIESLVLMSCPSIGSDGLSSLNGLPNLTVLDLSYTFLMNLEPVFKSCTRLKVLKLQACKYLTDTSLEPLYKEGALPALEELDLSYGTLCQTAIDDLLACCTHLTHLSLNGCVNMHDLDWGSTNVHLFDYFGVNSSSENTQEPAETANRLLQNLNCVGCPNIRKVLIPPAARFYHLSTLNLSLSVNLKEVDLACSNLVLLNLSNCCSLEVLKLACPRLASLFLQSCNMDEAGVEAAISGCCSLETLDLRFCPKISSVSMARFRAVCPSLKRVFSSPNLAD; from the exons ATGAggatttggtgttttgattgCTTCACCGACGAAGACGACGACGAAGGTAGACTGAAACAATCGGCTATGGataacaacaacagcaacaacgaCGAAGATGTGGATTTTGATCTAAACGAGAGGGAAGTAGGAGTCTTGAACGAGATGCTGGACactgaggaggaggaggaggagggtgcTGAATTGGAGGAGCAGTTATGGTTATCTGAGATTCGCTCCAATCATTTACCTCTTCAAGGAGAGACTAGCAATGCTGCTGTAGGTGAAGGTGAGGATTGTACTATGGAGGAAGCTGATCACGATTCGTCTCACAAACGTGCTAAAGTCTACTCTGGTGGCCTTGC TTGCAGTGATGGTGGAAACTCTGGTTCGTCGGTGGAGAGAAGTGTGAGTTTTGGTGCTTCTTCTAGGACGGATTCTGATATGTTCTGTCAGAATTTCATCTTGAATTATAGTCGGAAAGATGGGAAGAAAGATGAGGGGGATGATAACGGTTCTTCTGAATCTGAAGATTTTGAAGTTCATATTGATTTGACTGATGACCTCTTGCATATG GTGTTCTCGTTCTTGAATCACATCGACCTCTGTCGCTCTGCTATGGTGTGTCGACAGTGGAGAGTAGCTAGCTCTCATGACGAATTTTGGAAGGTCTTGAACTTTGAAAATACGAGGATTTCTATCGAGCAAT TCGAAGACATGTGTCTTCGCTATCCCAATGCCACTGAAGTGAATGTTTATGGCACTCCTGCTGTTAACGCTCTGGCTATGAAAGCAGCTACCACTTTAAg GAATCTGGAGGTCTTGACTGTGGGAAAAGGTCATATCAGTGAAAACTTTTTCCAGG TTGGGGAGTGTAATATGTTAAGGAGCTTGACTGTAAATGATGCTATTCTGGGAAATGGTGCTCAGGAAATACACCTGAGTCATGATCGGCTACGTGAacttaaaattacaaaatgcCGTGTCATGCGTTTGTCTATCAG GTGTCCACAGCTCAGGTCTTTGTCATTAAAAAGAAGCAACATGTCACAGGCGATGCTTAACTGTCCACTCCTCCAACTTCTTGATATAGCCTCGTGCCATAAGCTCCTGGATGCTGCTATTCGTTCAGCTGCCATTTCTTGTCCTCAGTTAGAGTCACTAGATGTTTCTAACTGTTCCTGTGTCAGTGATGAAACTTTGCGTGAAATAGCCCAGGCTTGTGCGAGTCTCCATATTCTTAATGCTTCATACTGTCCCAATATATCGCTTGAG TCAGTACATCTCCCCATGTTGACAGTTCTCAAGCTTCATAGCTGTGAGGGTATAACATCAGCATCTATGACATGGATTGCTAATAGTCCTGCGCTGGAG GTTTTGGAGCTTGATAATTGCAATCTGTTGACATCTGTTGTGTTGCATCTCTCCCGTTTGCAGAGTATAAGCCTAGTCCATTGCCGCAA ATTCACAGAGCTGAACTTGCAAAGCGTCATGCTTTCATCTATCACTGTTTCAAACTGTCCAGCGCTTCGCCGAATCACAATCACTTCCAACTCCCTTCGA CGATTAGCTCTCCAGAAACAGGAGAACTTGACAACATTAGTTCTGCAATGCCAGTCCTTGCAAGAAGTGGATCTCTCTGATTGTGAATCACTGTCCAACGCTGTTTGTGAAATATTTAGTGATGATGGTGGATGCCCAATGCTGAAATCATTAATTCTTGACAACTGTGAG AGCTTAACGGATGTGCGGTTCTGCAATTCGTCGTTGGCTAGTCTCTCCCTTGTGGGGTGTCGAGCTGTAACTTCTCTTGAGTTGAAGTGCCCTCGCATAGAGCAGATCTGTTTGGATGGATGTGATCATCTTGAAACTGCATTCTTCCAGCCT GTTGCGCTCCGGTCTCTGAATTTAGGAATATGTCCGAAATTGAGTGTGCTCAATATCGAAGCACCTTATATGGTGTCCCTTGAACTAAAAGGCTGTGGTGTACTGTCTGAAGCATCCATCATTTGTCCTCTGTTAACATCTTTGGATGCGTCTTTCTGCgg CCAACTGAGAGATGACTGTCTGTCGGCAACCACTGCTTCTTGCCCACTAATTGAGTCACTGGTGCTAATGTCTTGCCCTTCCATTGGCTCTGATGGCTTGTCTTCCTTGAACGGGCTCCCAAATCTGACTGTTCTTGATTTATCGTACACTTTCTTGATGAATTTGGAGCCTGTCTTCAAGTCCTGTACTCGACTGAAG GTGCTCAAATTACAAGCCTGCAAATATCTCACTGACACATCACTGGAGCCTCTATACAAAGAAGGTGCTTTACCTGCACTTGAAGAGTTGGACTTGTCTTATGGAACTCTCTGTCAGACTGCCATAGATGATCTGCTTGCGTGCTGCACACACTTGACCCATTTGAGCTTGAACGGCTGTGTTAATATGCATGACCTCGATTGGGGTTCAACCAATGTACATCTATTTGATTACTTCGGTGTAAACAGTTCGAGTGAGAATACTCAAGAACCAGCTGAAACAGCCAACCGGTTACTGCAAAACCTCAATTGTGTGGGTTGCCCCAATATCAGAAAAGTGCTGATACCACCTGCAGCTCGGTTTTATCATCTATCAACACTGAACCTTTCGCTATCGGTCAATTTAAAGGAGGTTGATCTTGCCTGTTCAAACCTGGTCTTGCTTAATCTAAG CAACTGTTGCTCTCTGGAAGTACTGAAGCTTGCCTGCCCAAGATTGGCTAGTCTCTTTCTTCAG TCTTGTAACATGGACGAAGCAGGAGTTGAAGCAGCTATATCAGGATGCTGCTCACTAGAGACACTGGATCTCCGTTTCTGTCCGAAG ATATCCTCAGTGAGCATGGCGAGGTTCCGAGCAGTGTGTCCTAGTTTGAAGCGAGTCTTCAGCAGTCCAAATCTTGCAGATTAG
- the LOC130510696 gene encoding uncharacterized protein LOC130510696, with translation MSLLSYLSPTRLLEGYLRRCLTAAGLTSQTLSIDSETTIHFWGPPPLDHGTDERPVMLLLHGFGPSSMWQWRRQIQAFSPSAFRLYCPDLVFFGDSTSSSTNRSEVFQAECMENLMEKIGIQKFNVVGTSYGGFVAYHMAKMWPRKVEKVVIASSGINMGKCDSESLLQRSNCECIEKVMLPSTATELRTLMGLASSSRLVRVFPDALWNDVISNLYQKNRKEKVELLKGVTLGRDEKLNIDPLSQEVLIIWGDKDQIFPVKMAYELKEILGDKTKLEIIENTSHVPQIECAQEFNNIVLKFLKGSQ, from the exons ATGTCGCTGTTGTCTTACCTCAGCCCAACACGCCTTCTAGAAGGCTACCTCCGCCGCTGCCTTACGGCGGCAGGACTAACGTCGCAGACTCTCTCCATAGATTCTGAAACAACCATCCACTTCTGGGGTCCACCACCTCTAGACCATGGCACCGACGAAAGACCAGTGATGCTTCTCCTCCACGGCTTCGGTCCATCCTCTATGTGGCAGTGGAGGCGACAGATTCAAGCCTTCTCTCCGTCCGCTTTCCGGCTATATTGTCCCGATCTTGTTTTCTTCGGTGACTCTACTAGTTCCTCCACCAATCGCTCCGAGGTCTTCCAG GCGGAGTGCATGGAAAACCTAATGGAGAAAATAGGAATACAGAAGTTTAATGTGGTTGGAACAAGCTACGGAGGATTTGTGGCGTACCATATGGCAAAAATGTGGCCGCGAAAAGTGGAGAAAGTAGTGATTGCAAGCTCAGGAATCAACATGGGAAAGTGTGACAGTGAAAGTTTATTGCAAAGATCCAACTGTGAGTGCATTGAGAAGGTTATGTTACCATCAACTGCCACAGAGCTGCGGACACTTATGGGGTTAGCATCTTCTTCGAGGCTAGTTCGTGTGTTTCCTGATGCTCTCTGGAACGACGTTATTAGT AATTTATATCAGAAGAATAGAAAGGAGAAAGTAGAACTATTGAAAGGGGTGACTCTTGGCAGGGATGAGAAACTAAACATCGATCCTCTTTCTCAG GAAGTCCTTATAATTTGGGGAGACAAAGATCAGATATTTCCGGTGAAGATGGCCTACGAACTAAAAGA GATTCTTGGAGATAAAACAAAACTGGAAATCATTGAGAACACTTCACATGTTCCCCAGATCGAATGTGCTCAAGAGTTCAACAATATCGTTTTGAAATTTCTGAAGGGATCTCAATAA